CTGATATAATTGGGAGAATTAAAACGCCCTTCCAAACCAATATGTTCGATAGTTGAACACATTACGCAAATGTCATAATTTGAGGGAAATTTAAACGAAATGAAATCACCAGATATATAATTGACATTTCCTTTATAAGGTAATTTTTGGTTTAAATCAATGCCATCTACTTTGAAATTCATTTCACTGATAATGCTTGTTAATGGGGATGCAAAACAACCAACATCAAGGACGCTTTGATATTCTTGATTTAATTTGGTTAAATGCCGGATTATATAAGCATATTCAATGCATCTATCACCTGTTAATGGGATTTCCATTGGATCAACTTGAAAATATTTTTTAAATTTGTATGCGAGTTTAATTAATACGTTTTTTAACATTTAATCACCATAAGTTAATCAGACTATAACTACTTATGTTTGCTTGGTTACTATTATTTATTTGTTTTGAATCCATCCACTTAAAATTGCCCTTATATTTGTCAATAGATAAATCCTAAACTGAATTACTTGTTCAAAAAATTGATTTTATCTTTTAAATATCATTTTTTATCAATTTCATTTAACATTTCTTTTAATATATTCAAATATTGTGGTTATGATGCTTCGTAGCCCATAGAATTATCAACTTTGGCATACTTATCACCAAGCTTCTTAAGACACCCAAATTTTTTTATCTGGAGTAAATGATTAAGTGTTTCCATAGAAACCTATTTATAATCACCATTAAATAACTAAAAATAATAAATTTTATTTATAATATCTCAAAAGGACATATACACATAAAAAACTCGGGGTAACATATGAAAGTCAACACGCAAAAATTGTTTAAATTAAATGATTGGAAAATTAAGAACTTTTTAATCTTTGTGCTGGTAATTCAAGTTATGATGTGGGTTTTGATTTTTTTCGATTTGAATATAGCAATAATAAAACCATTGATTGGATTTATCTATCTCACATTTATCCCTGGTTTTTTAATACTCAGATCCATTCAATTACATAAATTATCAA
This portion of the Methanobacterium sp. genome encodes:
- a CDS encoding class I SAM-dependent methyltransferase, with the protein product MLKNVLIKLAYKFKKYFQVDPMEIPLTGDRCIEYAYIIRHLTKLNQEYQSVLDVGCFASPLTSIISEMNFKVDGIDLNQKLPYKGNVNYISGDFISFKFPSNYDICVMCSTIEHIGLEGRFNSPNYISGDINAILKTKEILVDEGILILTIPYGKEKLIHPLHRVYNKEGKLFKEINNYFEVIDEEYYKNNSENVFVKCEETEAKEVEPSENNYALGLFCLKRKT